Proteins encoded in a region of the Leptolyngbya subtilissima AS-A7 genome:
- a CDS encoding DUF938 domain-containing protein — MTTSPDARRYAPATDRNREPILAVLQRVLPPTGTVLEVSSGTGEHAVFFAPHLAPRQWLPSDLDHNARASIAAWREAVPAENLHAPIALDAAAPLWPVESENFSDVLSDLDLQQHPITALVNINMIHIAPWAACLGLLAAAGRILPPGGILYLYGPYQQNGQHTAPSSAAFDASLQAQNPEWGVRDLDAVVAAAKVYGLALVETIAMPANNLSVVFRAIG, encoded by the coding sequence ATGACCACCTCGCCCGATGCCCGCCGCTACGCCCCCGCGACCGATCGCAACCGCGAGCCGATCTTAGCGGTGCTCCAGCGAGTGCTGCCCCCCACCGGCACCGTGCTCGAAGTGTCGAGCGGTACCGGGGAGCACGCCGTGTTCTTTGCGCCTCACCTCGCGCCTCGGCAGTGGTTGCCCTCAGACCTCGACCACAATGCCCGCGCCAGTATCGCCGCTTGGCGAGAAGCCGTTCCTGCCGAAAATCTGCACGCGCCCATCGCGTTAGATGCGGCTGCCCCCTTGTGGCCAGTCGAATCTGAAAATTTTAGCGATGTGCTCTCAGATCTCGACTTGCAGCAGCACCCAATCACCGCCCTGGTCAACATCAACATGATTCACATTGCTCCCTGGGCCGCCTGCCTGGGGCTGCTGGCGGCAGCGGGGCGAATTTTGCCGCCCGGCGGTATTTTGTATCTTTACGGACCTTATCAGCAGAACGGGCAGCATACCGCCCCCAGCAGCGCGGCGTTCGACGCCAGCTTGCAGGCCCAAAACCCTGAGTGGGGCGTACGCGACTTAGACGCGGTGGTAGCCGCCGCCAAAGTCTATGGGTTGGCACTAGTCGAAACCATCGCCATGCCTGCCAACAATCTTTCGGTGGTGTTCAGGGCGATCGGTTAG